A genome region from Chelonia mydas isolate rCheMyd1 chromosome 12, rCheMyd1.pri.v2, whole genome shotgun sequence includes the following:
- the FAAP24 gene encoding Fanconi anemia core complex-associated protein 24 isoform X13, whose product MTAKETTPVKAGAVSVPYGHVIGNEKWRGSQIAQGLQDLVAGNGFKRRLVRFRNASSLHGIVIVEKTQISDQYFPAAQKFIVLELGMTLLPVANQGEASQLIIQLVHEQSKDHTSNPFLHKKCPQLVEASILRTVQQIPGVGKTKALLLLQQFVSIHQLCNASVQDLELVVGQTIAQQIHAFFTQTK is encoded by the exons ATGACAGCAAAAGAAACCACTCCTGTCAAAGCAGGAGCTGTCAGTGTCCCTTACGGACATGTGATTGGAAATGAGAAATGGAGAGGGTCACAGATAGCTCAAGGATTACAAG ATTTGGTGGCAGGAAATGGCTTCAAAAGACGTCTTGTTCGGTTTAGAAAT GCCAGCAGTCTTCATGGGATTGTGATAGTTGAAAAAACCCAGATAAGTGATCAATACTTTCCGGCAGCGCAGAAGTTTATTGTGCTAGAACTTGGAATGACATTGCTTCCAGTGGCCAATCAGGGAGAAGCATCTCAACTTATTATCCAGCTA gTCCATGAGCAAAGTAAGGATCACACTAGTAACCCCTTTCTTCATAAAAAATGTCCCCAGCTAGTGGAGGCATCAATACTTCGGACAGTCCAGCAGATTCCAGGAGTTGGGAAAACAAAAGCTCTGCTTCTCCTACAGCAATTTGTAAGCATCCACCAGCTTTGCAATGCATCTGTCCAGGACCTCGAGCTAGTAGTAGGACAAACAATAGCACAACAAATTCATGCTTTCTTTACACAGACAAAGTGA
- the FAAP24 gene encoding Fanconi anemia core complex-associated protein 24 isoform X5, with protein sequence MTAKETTPVKAGAVSVPYGHVIGNEKWRGSQIAQGLQGKIKLILEDGLGLVDFHLSNRSCILYISEADLVAGNGFKRRLVRFRNASSLHGIVIVEKTQISDQYFPAAQKFIVLELGMTLLPVANQGEASQLIIQLVHEQSKDHTSNPFLHKKCPQLVEASILRTVQQIPGVGKTKALLLLQQFGWCVPVPSPMIVFILHLYIGVYLY encoded by the exons ATGACAGCAAAAGAAACCACTCCTGTCAAAGCAGGAGCTGTCAGTGTCCCTTACGGACATGTGATTGGAAATGAGAAATGGAGAGGGTCACAGATAGCTCAAGGATTACAAG GGAAAATTAAGCTAATTCTTGAAGATGGCTTAGGACTTGTGGATTTTCATCTTTCAAACAGATCTTGCATTTTGTATATTTCTGAAGCAGATTTGGTGGCAGGAAATGGCTTCAAAAGACGTCTTGTTCGGTTTAGAAAT GCCAGCAGTCTTCATGGGATTGTGATAGTTGAAAAAACCCAGATAAGTGATCAATACTTTCCGGCAGCGCAGAAGTTTATTGTGCTAGAACTTGGAATGACATTGCTTCCAGTGGCCAATCAGGGAGAAGCATCTCAACTTATTATCCAGCTA gTCCATGAGCAAAGTAAGGATCACACTAGTAACCCCTTTCTTCATAAAAAATGTCCCCAGCTAGTGGAGGCATCAATACTTCGGACAGTCCAGCAGATTCCAGGAGTTGGGAAAACAAAAGCTCTGCTTCTCCTACAGCAATTT GGTTGGTGTGTTCCTGTACCATCTCCTATGATTGTGTTTATATTACACCTCTACATTGGGGTGTACCTGTACTag
- the FAAP24 gene encoding Fanconi anemia core complex-associated protein 24 isoform X11 yields MTAKETTPVKAGAVSVPYGHVIGNEKWRGSQIAQGLQADLVAGNGFKRRLVRFRNASSLHGIVIVEKTQISDQYFPAAQKFIVLELGMTLLPVANQGEASQLIIQLVHEQSKDHTSNPFLHKKCPQLVEASILRTVQQIPGVGKTKALLLLQQFVSIHQLCNASVQDLELVVGQTIAQQIHAFFTQTK; encoded by the exons ATGACAGCAAAAGAAACCACTCCTGTCAAAGCAGGAGCTGTCAGTGTCCCTTACGGACATGTGATTGGAAATGAGAAATGGAGAGGGTCACAGATAGCTCAAGGATTACAAG CAGATTTGGTGGCAGGAAATGGCTTCAAAAGACGTCTTGTTCGGTTTAGAAAT GCCAGCAGTCTTCATGGGATTGTGATAGTTGAAAAAACCCAGATAAGTGATCAATACTTTCCGGCAGCGCAGAAGTTTATTGTGCTAGAACTTGGAATGACATTGCTTCCAGTGGCCAATCAGGGAGAAGCATCTCAACTTATTATCCAGCTA gTCCATGAGCAAAGTAAGGATCACACTAGTAACCCCTTTCTTCATAAAAAATGTCCCCAGCTAGTGGAGGCATCAATACTTCGGACAGTCCAGCAGATTCCAGGAGTTGGGAAAACAAAAGCTCTGCTTCTCCTACAGCAATTTGTAAGCATCCACCAGCTTTGCAATGCATCTGTCCAGGACCTCGAGCTAGTAGTAGGACAAACAATAGCACAACAAATTCATGCTTTCTTTACACAGACAAAGTGA
- the FAAP24 gene encoding Fanconi anemia core complex-associated protein 24 isoform X15, whose protein sequence is MTAKETTPVKAGAVSVPYGHVIGNEKWRGSQIAQGLQGKIKLILEDGLGLVDFHLSNRSCILYISEADLVAGNGFKRRLVRFRNASSLHGIVIVEKTQISDQYFPAAQKFIVLELGMTLLPVANQGEASQLIIQLKEEKRTNRQMNIPM, encoded by the exons ATGACAGCAAAAGAAACCACTCCTGTCAAAGCAGGAGCTGTCAGTGTCCCTTACGGACATGTGATTGGAAATGAGAAATGGAGAGGGTCACAGATAGCTCAAGGATTACAAG GGAAAATTAAGCTAATTCTTGAAGATGGCTTAGGACTTGTGGATTTTCATCTTTCAAACAGATCTTGCATTTTGTATATTTCTGAAGCAGATTTGGTGGCAGGAAATGGCTTCAAAAGACGTCTTGTTCGGTTTAGAAAT GCCAGCAGTCTTCATGGGATTGTGATAGTTGAAAAAACCCAGATAAGTGATCAATACTTTCCGGCAGCGCAGAAGTTTATTGTGCTAGAACTTGGAATGACATTGCTTCCAGTGGCCAATCAGGGAGAAGCATCTCAACTTATTATCCAGCTA
- the FAAP24 gene encoding Fanconi anemia core complex-associated protein 24 isoform X2, producing the protein MTAKETTPVKAGAVSVPYGHVIGNEKWRGSQIAQGLQGKIKLILEDGLGLVDFHLSNRSCILYISEADLVAGNGFKRRLVRFRNASSLHGIVIVEKTQISDQYFPAAQKFIVLELGMTLLPVANQGEASQLIIQLVHEQSKDHTSNPFLHKKCPQLVEASILRTVQQIPGVGKTKALLLLQQFVSIHQLCNASVQDLELVVGQTIAQQIHAFFTQTK; encoded by the exons ATGACAGCAAAAGAAACCACTCCTGTCAAAGCAGGAGCTGTCAGTGTCCCTTACGGACATGTGATTGGAAATGAGAAATGGAGAGGGTCACAGATAGCTCAAGGATTACAAG GGAAAATTAAGCTAATTCTTGAAGATGGCTTAGGACTTGTGGATTTTCATCTTTCAAACAGATCTTGCATTTTGTATATTTCTGAAGCAGATTTGGTGGCAGGAAATGGCTTCAAAAGACGTCTTGTTCGGTTTAGAAAT GCCAGCAGTCTTCATGGGATTGTGATAGTTGAAAAAACCCAGATAAGTGATCAATACTTTCCGGCAGCGCAGAAGTTTATTGTGCTAGAACTTGGAATGACATTGCTTCCAGTGGCCAATCAGGGAGAAGCATCTCAACTTATTATCCAGCTA gTCCATGAGCAAAGTAAGGATCACACTAGTAACCCCTTTCTTCATAAAAAATGTCCCCAGCTAGTGGAGGCATCAATACTTCGGACAGTCCAGCAGATTCCAGGAGTTGGGAAAACAAAAGCTCTGCTTCTCCTACAGCAATTTGTAAGCATCCACCAGCTTTGCAATGCATCTGTCCAGGACCTCGAGCTAGTAGTAGGACAAACAATAGCACAACAAATTCATGCTTTCTTTACACAGACAAAGTGA
- the FAAP24 gene encoding Fanconi anemia core complex-associated protein 24 isoform X9 gives MTAKETTPVKAGAVSVPYGHVIGNEKWRGSQIAQGLQGKIKLILEDGLGLVDFHLSNRSCILYISEADLVAGNGFKRRLVRFRNASSLHGIVIVEKTQISDQYFPAAQKFIVLELGMTLLPVANQGEASQLIIQLVHEQSKDHTSNPFLHKKCPQLVEASILRTVQQIPGVGKTKALLLLQQFEGKAEGPII, from the exons ATGACAGCAAAAGAAACCACTCCTGTCAAAGCAGGAGCTGTCAGTGTCCCTTACGGACATGTGATTGGAAATGAGAAATGGAGAGGGTCACAGATAGCTCAAGGATTACAAG GGAAAATTAAGCTAATTCTTGAAGATGGCTTAGGACTTGTGGATTTTCATCTTTCAAACAGATCTTGCATTTTGTATATTTCTGAAGCAGATTTGGTGGCAGGAAATGGCTTCAAAAGACGTCTTGTTCGGTTTAGAAAT GCCAGCAGTCTTCATGGGATTGTGATAGTTGAAAAAACCCAGATAAGTGATCAATACTTTCCGGCAGCGCAGAAGTTTATTGTGCTAGAACTTGGAATGACATTGCTTCCAGTGGCCAATCAGGGAGAAGCATCTCAACTTATTATCCAGCTA gTCCATGAGCAAAGTAAGGATCACACTAGTAACCCCTTTCTTCATAAAAAATGTCCCCAGCTAGTGGAGGCATCAATACTTCGGACAGTCCAGCAGATTCCAGGAGTTGGGAAAACAAAAGCTCTGCTTCTCCTACAGCAATTT
- the FAAP24 gene encoding Fanconi anemia core complex-associated protein 24 isoform X8, producing MTAKETTPVKAGAVSVPYGHVIGNEKWRGSQIAQGLQGKIKLILEDGLGLVDFHLSNRSCILYISEADLVAGNGFKRRLVRFRNASSLHGIVIVEKTQISDQYFPAAQKFIVLELGMTLLPVANQGEASQLIIQLVHEQSKDHTSNPFLHKKCPQLVEASILRTVQQIPGVGKTKALLLLQQFKEEKRTNRQMNIPM from the exons ATGACAGCAAAAGAAACCACTCCTGTCAAAGCAGGAGCTGTCAGTGTCCCTTACGGACATGTGATTGGAAATGAGAAATGGAGAGGGTCACAGATAGCTCAAGGATTACAAG GGAAAATTAAGCTAATTCTTGAAGATGGCTTAGGACTTGTGGATTTTCATCTTTCAAACAGATCTTGCATTTTGTATATTTCTGAAGCAGATTTGGTGGCAGGAAATGGCTTCAAAAGACGTCTTGTTCGGTTTAGAAAT GCCAGCAGTCTTCATGGGATTGTGATAGTTGAAAAAACCCAGATAAGTGATCAATACTTTCCGGCAGCGCAGAAGTTTATTGTGCTAGAACTTGGAATGACATTGCTTCCAGTGGCCAATCAGGGAGAAGCATCTCAACTTATTATCCAGCTA gTCCATGAGCAAAGTAAGGATCACACTAGTAACCCCTTTCTTCATAAAAAATGTCCCCAGCTAGTGGAGGCATCAATACTTCGGACAGTCCAGCAGATTCCAGGAGTTGGGAAAACAAAAGCTCTGCTTCTCCTACAGCAATTT
- the FAAP24 gene encoding Fanconi anemia core complex-associated protein 24 isoform X14, with protein MERVTDSSRITRSCILYISEADLVAGNGFKRRLVRFRNASSLHGIVIVEKTQISDQYFPAAQKFIVLELGMTLLPVANQGEASQLIIQLVHEQSKDHTSNPFLHKKCPQLVEASILRTVQQIPGVGKTKALLLLQQFVSIHQLCNASVQDLELVVGQTIAQQIHAFFTQTK; from the exons ATGGAGAGGGTCACAGATAGCTCAAGGATTACAAG ATCTTGCATTTTGTATATTTCTGAAGCAGATTTGGTGGCAGGAAATGGCTTCAAAAGACGTCTTGTTCGGTTTAGAAAT GCCAGCAGTCTTCATGGGATTGTGATAGTTGAAAAAACCCAGATAAGTGATCAATACTTTCCGGCAGCGCAGAAGTTTATTGTGCTAGAACTTGGAATGACATTGCTTCCAGTGGCCAATCAGGGAGAAGCATCTCAACTTATTATCCAGCTA gTCCATGAGCAAAGTAAGGATCACACTAGTAACCCCTTTCTTCATAAAAAATGTCCCCAGCTAGTGGAGGCATCAATACTTCGGACAGTCCAGCAGATTCCAGGAGTTGGGAAAACAAAAGCTCTGCTTCTCCTACAGCAATTTGTAAGCATCCACCAGCTTTGCAATGCATCTGTCCAGGACCTCGAGCTAGTAGTAGGACAAACAATAGCACAACAAATTCATGCTTTCTTTACACAGACAAAGTGA